A region from the Kribbella shirazensis genome encodes:
- a CDS encoding M28 family metallopeptidase — translation MRELASERYSGRRIGTSGGKAAAVWLADRLRGLGAAVRLDTFGVGGVKELRATPTLSVGSREFVHRREFAEQLSSAEVPAPRSGPLLAADADSWRGGWVAVAAADARTTARAEKEQAAGLLVPRGVDEAGWMPKMIAGPATGNVAILSMRSDLHTGLADRAGETVTATVPMRTVTATGTNVYGVFAEPLPGAVAVLLTAHFDGVGDDPHLRYPAAADNASGVAVVLEAARLLSGRPPSGRLPKGVGLSVALLDGEEVGARGSAHHAPQLTPGTYVINVDGAAQLGTAAAVEAGGPAEPLLAAVDQAGRLTGVPLRAGAMASDNRRYAAAGLPAIGIGMGMPGYQTTAETPDRVEARTLLAAAQLVVATVDHLANNAGNT, via the coding sequence GTGCGGGAGCTTGCGTCTGAGCGGTATTCGGGACGGCGGATCGGTACGTCGGGCGGGAAGGCGGCCGCGGTGTGGCTGGCTGATCGGCTGCGCGGGCTCGGCGCTGCAGTCAGGCTCGACACGTTCGGCGTGGGTGGGGTGAAGGAGCTGCGGGCGACTCCCACGCTGAGCGTCGGCTCGCGAGAGTTCGTGCATCGACGTGAGTTTGCCGAGCAGCTCAGCTCGGCTGAAGTTCCTGCACCTAGGTCCGGACCGCTCCTGGCTGCCGACGCCGACTCGTGGCGTGGTGGCTGGGTGGCCGTCGCGGCCGCCGACGCGCGGACGACGGCCCGCGCGGAGAAAGAGCAGGCCGCCGGGTTGCTCGTTCCCAGGGGCGTCGACGAGGCGGGCTGGATGCCGAAGATGATCGCCGGTCCGGCGACGGGCAACGTCGCGATCCTGTCGATGCGCAGCGACCTGCACACCGGTCTGGCGGATCGAGCGGGTGAGACGGTGACGGCGACGGTTCCGATGCGAACCGTCACCGCGACCGGGACCAACGTGTACGGCGTGTTCGCCGAGCCGCTGCCCGGTGCCGTCGCAGTTCTGCTGACCGCGCATTTCGACGGTGTCGGCGACGACCCACACCTGCGGTATCCCGCGGCCGCCGACAACGCCTCAGGTGTCGCGGTCGTCCTCGAAGCCGCCCGGCTGCTCTCTGGCCGCCCGCCGTCAGGCCGCCTACCAAAGGGCGTCGGACTGTCGGTCGCCCTGCTCGACGGCGAAGAAGTCGGCGCCCGGGGATCGGCGCATCACGCACCCCAGCTGACTCCAGGCACGTACGTGATCAACGTCGACGGCGCCGCCCAACTCGGTACGGCGGCCGCGGTCGAGGCCGGCGGCCCGGCCGAACCGCTGCTGGCTGCCGTCGATCAGGCGGGTCGTCTGACCGGTGTACCGCTGCGCGCCGGCGCGATGGCCTCCGACAACCGCCGCTATGCCGCCGCCGGGCTGCCCGCGATCGGTATCGGCATGGGCATGCCCGGCTACCAGACCACCGCCGAGACCCCTGACCGCGTCGAAGCACGAACCCTCCTCGCCGCCGCCCAGCTGGTCGTGGCCACTGTGGACCACCTCGCCAACAACGCCGGCAACACCTGA